A genomic window from Cyprinus carpio isolate SPL01 chromosome A2, ASM1834038v1, whole genome shotgun sequence includes:
- the LOC109078014 gene encoding LYR motif-containing protein 4-like has product MRNSTQREKNYTELNMASCSRTQVISLYRMLVKESKKFSSYNYRTYALRRVKDGFRENLHVDNPKTLDMLINQARENLAVIKRQVSIGHLYSAQRTVVEKEPHL; this is encoded by the exons ATGCGCAACTCAACGCAACGCGAGAAGAACTACACTGAACTCAACATGGCTTCGTGCAGCAGGACTCAAGTGATCTCGCTCTACAGGATGCTTGTGAAAGAGAGTAAAAAATTCTCCTCATATAATTACAG AACATACGCACTTCGCAGAGTGAAAGATGGCTTCAGGGAGAACCTTCATGTTGACAACCCCAAAACACTGGATATGCTCATAAATCAAGCTAGAGAGAACCTGGCCGTCATTAAGAGACAG GTTTCCATTGGCCATCTGTATTCTGCTCAGAGGACTGTTGTTGAAAAAGAGcctcatttataa